Proteins encoded together in one Prunus dulcis chromosome 3, ALMONDv2, whole genome shotgun sequence window:
- the LOC117621303 gene encoding protein DJ-1 homolog D-like isoform X1 has protein sequence MGNPKGEVQRRVLLLCGDYMEDYEAMVPFQALQAFGVSVDAVSPVKKAGDICATAITIQVESTDQANTESRGHNFTLNATFDDIEFDKYDGLVIPGGRSPEHLAMKASVVELARKFSDSRKPIAAICHGLLVLAPAGAVKGRKCTAVSTMKPGLVAAGAHWVEPDTLSVCVADDNLITGVTYYGNPEFIRLFLKALGGNICSSERRVLIIIGDYAEDYEVTVPYQTLKVLGCHVDVVCPKKKAGDTCPTAIRDLEGSQTYSEIQGHNFVLTADFESIDASSYDALVLPGGKAPEFLALKEDVIVLVKQFMEARKPVASICHGLEILVAAGVLQGKKCTGYPGIKARVVSSGGTVVEADPIDRCVTDGNLVTAAAWHGQPELISQLMTLLDIQVSF, from the exons atggggAATCCGAAAGGCGAGGTGCAGAGGAGGGTGTTGTTACTGTGCGGGGACTACATGGAAGATTACGAGGCAATGGTCCCATTTCAAGCACTGCAGGCATTTGGAGTCTCTGTTGATGCAGTTTCTCCTGTCAAGAAAGCTGGTGATATCTGCGCCACTGCCATAACCATTCAAGTAGAGTCCACTGACCAG GCTAATACCGAATCTCGTGGTCACAATTTCACACTGAATGCAACATTTGATGACATCGAATTTGACAAATATGATGGTCTAGTTATACCAGGAGGACGATCTCCTGAACATCTTGCTATGAAGGCATCCGTTGTAGAATTGGCGAGAAAATTTTCTGACTCCAGAAAGCCAATTGCTGCTATTTGCCATGGGCTGTTGGTCTTAGCACCTGCAGGCGCTGTTAAAGGTCGCAAATGCACAGCGGTTTCAACTATGAAACCTGGATTGGTTGCTGCTGGTGCTCACTGGGTAGAACCCGATACATTGTCAGTGTGTGTTGCTGATGATAATTTAATTACTGGGGTCACATATTATGGCAATCCTGAGTTCATTAGGCTTTTTCTCAAGGCACTAGGAGGCAACATATGTTCTTCAGAGAGAAGGGTCCTCATCATCATTGGA GACTACGCGGAAGATTATGAGGTAACTGTGCCTTATCAGACCCTCAAAGTTCTAGGATGCCATGTTGATGTGGTTTGCCCCAAGAAGAAAGCCGGTGATACCTGCCCAACTGCTATCCGTGATCTTGAAGGGAGCCAAACCTACAGTGAGATCCAGGgacataattttgttttaacaGCTGACTTTGAATCCATAGATGCCTCAAGTTATGACGCTCTTGTACTCCCTGGAGGTAAAGCTCCAGAGTTTTTGGCACTAAAGGAGGATGTTATTGTACTAGTGAAACAATTTATGGAAGCCAGGAAACCAGTTGCATCCATCTGCCATGGCCTGGAAATTTTAGTTGCTGCTGGTGTTCTGCAG GGGAAGAAATGTACTGGATACCCAGGGATTAAGGCTCGTGTGGTTTCGTCAGGGGGGACGGTTGTGGAAGCGGATCCAATAGATCGTTGTGTCACTGATGGAAATCTGGTTACCGCAGCAGCGTGGCATGGCCAACCCGAGCTTATTTCTCAGTTGATGACATTGCTTGATATTCAAGTATCATTCTAG
- the LOC117621303 gene encoding protein DJ-1 homolog D-like isoform X2: MGNPKGEEQRRVLLLCGDYMEDYEAMVPFQALQAFGVSVDAVSPSKKAGDICATAITIKVESTNQANTESRGHNFTLNATFDDIEFDKYDGLVIPGGRSPEHLAMKASVVELARKFSDSRKPIAAICHGLLVLAPAGAVKGRKCTAVSTMKPGLVAAGAHWVEPDTLSVCVADDNLITGVTYYGNPEFIRLFLKALGGNICSSERRVLIIIGDYAEDYEVTVPYQTLKVLGCHVDVVCPKKKAGDTCPTAIRDLEGSQTYSEIQGHNFVLTADFESIDASSYDALVLPGGKAPEFLALKEDVIVLVKQFMEARKPVASICHGLEILVAAGVLQGKKCTGYPGIKARVVSSGGTVVEADPIDRCVTDGNLVTAAAWHGQPELISQLMTLLDIQVSF; this comes from the exons atgggAAATCCGAAAGGCGAGGAGCAGAGGAGGGTGTTGTTACTGTGCGGGGACTACATGGAAGATTACGAGGCAATGGTCCCATTTCAAGCACTGCAGGCATTTGGAGTCTCTGTTGATGCAGTTTCTCCTAGCAAGAAAGCGGGTGATATCTGCGCCACTGCCATAACCATTAAAGTAGAGTCCACTAACCAG GCTAATACCGAATCTCGTGGTCACAATTTCACACTGAATGCAACATTTGATGACATCGAATTTGACAAATATGATGGTCTAGTTATACCAGGAGGACGATCTCCTGAACATCTTGCTATGAAGGCATCCGTTGTAGAATTGGCGAGAAAATTTTCTGACTCCAGAAAGCCAATTGCTGCTATTTGCCATGGGCTGTTGGTCTTAGCACCTGCAGGCGCTGTTAAAGGTCGCAAATGCACAGCGGTTTCAACTATGAAACCTGGATTGGTTGCTGCTGGTGCTCACTGGGTAGAACCCGATACATTGTCAGTGTGTGTTGCTGATGATAATTTAATTACTGGGGTCACATATTATGGCAATCCTGAGTTCATTAGGCTTTTTCTCAAGGCACTAGGAGGCAACATATGTTCTTCAGAGAGAAGGGTCCTCATCATCATTGGA GACTACGCGGAAGATTATGAGGTAACTGTGCCTTATCAGACCCTCAAAGTTCTAGGATGCCATGTTGATGTGGTTTGCCCCAAGAAGAAAGCCGGTGATACCTGCCCAACTGCTATCCGTGATCTTGAAGGGAGCCAAACCTACAGTGAGATCCAGGgacataattttgttttaacaGCTGACTTTGAATCCATAGATGCCTCAAGTTATGACGCTCTTGTACTCCCTGGAGGTAAAGCTCCAGAGTTTTTGGCACTAAAGGAGGATGTTATTGTACTAGTGAAACAATTTATGGAAGCCAGGAAACCAGTTGCATCCATCTGCCATGGCCTGGAAATTTTAGTTGCTGCTGGTGTTCTGCAG GGGAAGAAATGTACTGGATACCCAGGGATTAAGGCTCGTGTGGTTTCGTCAGGGGGGACGGTTGTGGAAGCGGATCCAATAGATCGTTGTGTCACTGATGGAAATCTGGTTACCGCAGCAGCGTGGCATGGCCAACCCGAGCTTATTTCTCAGTTGATGACATTGCTTGATATTCAAGTATCATTCTAG